A window of Lysobacter terrestris contains these coding sequences:
- a CDS encoding LysR family transcriptional regulator, producing the protein MTRDLNDTLIFVKVVEHGSFISAARSLRLPKTTVSRKVQELETRLGAQLLHRTTRKLGLTEAGNIYFEHCQRIARELDEAESAVGQLQSGPRGWLRFTAPYSLGVEKIAPLLGEFRSRHPEIRVEMLLSNEPLDLIDKEIDVALRVGNLPDSNLVARRLAVFRTQVFASPQYIERHGEPLHPDDLVHHATLAMHKSRRNGNGFAWTLDDGERTSDFRIEPVFVANDFGAIKGAVLCGEGLILAADVMMKPLAEHGFVQRVLAGWTGPEYEFNAVFPRGMVQSPKVRAFVDFLVERLNFDANYMEELCPIFKRQQELQQEQSRGAAEGKKKGKRAAIVTDETPREEDDLALA; encoded by the coding sequence ATGACCCGCGATCTCAACGACACCCTGATCTTCGTCAAGGTGGTCGAGCACGGCAGCTTCATCTCCGCGGCGCGCTCGTTGCGCCTGCCCAAGACCACCGTCAGCCGCAAGGTGCAGGAACTGGAAACGCGACTGGGCGCGCAACTGCTGCACCGGACCACGCGCAAGCTCGGCCTCACCGAGGCCGGCAACATCTACTTCGAACATTGCCAGCGCATCGCGCGCGAACTCGACGAAGCCGAGAGCGCCGTCGGCCAGCTGCAGAGCGGCCCGCGCGGTTGGTTGCGTTTCACTGCGCCCTACTCGCTCGGAGTCGAGAAGATCGCGCCGCTGCTCGGCGAGTTCCGCTCGCGCCATCCGGAAATCCGCGTCGAGATGCTGCTGAGCAACGAACCGCTGGACCTGATCGACAAGGAAATCGACGTCGCCCTGCGCGTCGGCAACCTGCCCGATTCGAACCTGGTCGCGCGCCGGCTCGCCGTGTTCCGCACCCAGGTCTTCGCCAGCCCGCAGTACATCGAACGCCACGGCGAACCGCTGCATCCGGACGACCTCGTGCACCACGCCACGCTGGCGATGCACAAGTCGCGCCGCAACGGCAACGGATTCGCGTGGACGCTCGACGATGGCGAGCGCACGTCCGACTTCCGCATCGAGCCAGTGTTCGTGGCCAACGACTTCGGCGCCATCAAGGGCGCGGTGCTGTGCGGCGAAGGCCTGATCCTGGCGGCCGACGTGATGATGAAGCCGTTGGCCGAGCATGGCTTCGTGCAGCGCGTGCTTGCCGGCTGGACCGGGCCGGAGTACGAATTCAACGCGGTGTTCCCGCGCGGCATGGTGCAGTCGCCGAAGGTGCGCGCGTTCGTCGACTTCCTGGTCGAACGCCTCAACTTCGACGCGAACTACATGGAAGAACTGTGCCCGATCTTCAAGCGCCAGCAGGAACTGCAGCAGGAGCAGAGCCGAGGCGCGGCCGAAGGCAAGAAGAAGGGCAAGCGCGCGGCCATTGTCACCGACGAAACGCCGCGCGAAGAAGACGACCTGGCGCTGGCCTGA
- the uvrB gene encoding excinuclease ABC subunit UvrB yields MNELIHPAGFQLVAPYKPSGDQPPAIEKLVAGFENGLAHQTLLGVTGSGKTYTIANVVERVQKPTIVMAPNKTLAAQLYGEFKAFFPHNAVEYFVSYYDYYQPEAYVPSSDTYIEKDSSVNEHIEQMRLSATKALLERKDAIIVCTVSAIYGLGDPNEYFKMVLHMVRGERIEQRELIRRLTEMQYTRNDTELRRATYRVRGEVIDVHPAESDAEALRIELFDGEIENLTMFDPLTGETLRKLPRYTIYPGSHYVTSRRTVLDAITAIKDELRERLEQLYAQNKLVEAQRLAQRTQFDLEMLAEVGYCNGIENYSRHLTGHMPGEPPPCLFDYLPPDALLVVDESHVTVPQVGAMYKGDRSRKETLVEFGFRMPSALDNRPLKFEEWEGRSPRAIFVSATPGPYELKHSEGQITELVVRPTGLIDPQVEIRPVATQVDDVLGEIHERVAMGDRVLITTLTKRMAENLTEYLGEHGVRVRYLHSDIDTVERVEIIRDLRKGVFDVLVGINLLREGLDMPEVSLVAILDADKEGFLRSTGSLIQTIGRAARNLRGKAILYADRVTKSMQAAIDETDRRRHKQVEYNQIHGITPKSVAKPIVDIMEGARVDPDALKAKGRARKVAEEAAEYAALSPAQFAARIKALEQKMYKHARDLEFEDAAAVRDQLRRLREAGFAA; encoded by the coding sequence ATGAACGAACTCATCCATCCGGCCGGCTTCCAGTTGGTTGCGCCATACAAGCCGTCCGGCGATCAGCCGCCGGCCATCGAGAAACTGGTGGCCGGCTTCGAGAACGGCCTGGCGCACCAGACCCTGCTGGGCGTCACCGGCTCCGGCAAGACCTACACCATCGCCAACGTCGTGGAACGGGTGCAGAAGCCGACCATCGTGATGGCGCCCAACAAGACGCTGGCGGCGCAGCTGTACGGCGAGTTCAAGGCGTTTTTCCCGCACAACGCGGTCGAATACTTCGTCAGCTATTACGATTACTACCAGCCGGAAGCCTACGTCCCGTCCTCCGATACCTACATCGAGAAGGACAGCTCGGTGAACGAGCACATCGAGCAGATGCGCCTGTCGGCGACCAAGGCGCTGCTGGAGCGCAAGGACGCGATCATCGTCTGCACGGTCTCCGCGATCTACGGCCTGGGCGACCCGAACGAATACTTCAAGATGGTGCTGCACATGGTGCGTGGCGAGCGCATCGAACAGCGCGAGCTGATCCGCCGCCTCACCGAGATGCAGTACACCCGCAACGACACCGAGCTGCGCCGCGCGACCTACCGCGTGCGCGGCGAGGTGATCGACGTGCACCCGGCGGAAAGCGATGCCGAGGCGCTGCGCATCGAGCTGTTCGACGGCGAGATCGAGAACCTCACCATGTTCGATCCGCTCACCGGCGAGACGCTGCGCAAGCTGCCGCGCTACACGATCTACCCCGGTTCGCACTACGTTACCTCGCGCCGCACCGTGCTGGACGCGATCACCGCGATCAAGGACGAGCTGCGCGAGCGCCTGGAGCAGCTGTACGCGCAGAACAAGCTGGTCGAAGCGCAACGCCTGGCGCAACGCACCCAGTTCGACCTGGAGATGCTGGCCGAAGTCGGCTACTGCAACGGCATCGAGAACTACAGCCGTCACCTCACCGGGCACATGCCCGGCGAGCCGCCACCGTGCCTGTTCGACTACCTGCCGCCCGACGCGCTGCTGGTGGTCGACGAATCGCACGTCACCGTCCCGCAGGTCGGCGCCATGTACAAGGGCGACCGCTCGCGCAAGGAGACGCTGGTCGAATTCGGTTTCCGCATGCCGTCGGCGCTGGATAACCGGCCGTTGAAATTCGAGGAATGGGAAGGCCGTTCGCCGCGCGCGATCTTCGTCTCGGCTACGCCCGGTCCGTACGAGTTGAAGCATTCCGAGGGGCAGATCACCGAACTGGTGGTGCGCCCGACCGGCCTGATCGATCCGCAGGTCGAGATCCGCCCGGTCGCCACCCAGGTCGACGACGTGCTCGGCGAGATCCACGAGCGCGTCGCGATGGGCGACCGCGTGCTGATCACAACGCTGACCAAGCGCATGGCCGAGAACCTCACCGAATACCTCGGCGAGCACGGCGTCCGCGTGCGTTACCTGCACTCCGACATCGACACGGTGGAGCGCGTGGAGATCATCCGCGACCTGCGCAAGGGCGTGTTCGACGTGCTGGTCGGCATCAACCTGCTGCGCGAAGGCCTGGACATGCCGGAGGTGTCGCTGGTGGCGATCCTCGATGCCGACAAGGAGGGCTTCCTGCGTTCGACCGGGTCATTGATCCAGACCATCGGCCGCGCCGCGCGCAACCTGCGCGGCAAGGCGATCCTGTACGCGGATCGGGTGACGAAATCGATGCAGGCCGCGATCGATGAAACCGACCGCCGCCGGCACAAACAGGTCGAGTACAACCAGATTCACGGCATCACGCCGAAATCGGTCGCCAAGCCGATCGTCGACATCATGGAAGGCGCCCGCGTCGATCCCGATGCGCTCAAGGCCAAGGGCAGGGCGCGCAAGGTGGCGGAGGAGGCGGCCGAGTACGCCGCGCTCAGCCCCGCGCAGTTCGCAGCGCGGATCAAGGCGCTGGAGCAGAAGATGTACAAGCACGCCCGCGACCTCGAGTTCGAGGACGCCGCCGCGGTGCGCGACCAGCTGCGGCGCCTGCGCGAGGCGGGGTTCGCCGCGTAG
- a CDS encoding GspH/FimT family pseudopilin: protein MPYPVKGFTLIEALVVMTVGTILLAVAVPALSHAKAAASSGSVRAELAASLLDAVNHSAIAGTEVVVCPRSASGQCTGTPVWDGGWMVYADINGDRVHDPNETLLVQTGPIDASVHLRSTSGRTRLIFQPNGGNAGSNVTFTLCDSRGTGHAVTLVLSNAGQLRSGSPTPEAARACVYGS from the coding sequence ATGCCCTACCCCGTGAAAGGATTCACCCTGATCGAAGCACTCGTCGTGATGACCGTCGGCACGATCCTGCTGGCGGTCGCCGTACCGGCGCTATCGCATGCGAAGGCGGCGGCGAGCTCCGGCTCGGTACGGGCGGAGCTGGCCGCCAGCCTGCTCGACGCCGTGAACCACTCGGCCATCGCCGGCACCGAAGTGGTCGTCTGCCCGCGATCCGCCTCCGGGCAATGCACCGGAACCCCCGTCTGGGACGGCGGCTGGATGGTCTACGCCGACATCAATGGCGACCGCGTCCACGATCCCAACGAAACCCTGCTGGTGCAGACCGGACCGATCGACGCATCCGTCCACCTGCGCTCGACGTCCGGCCGGACGCGACTGATCTTCCAGCCCAACGGCGGCAACGCCGGCTCGAACGTCACCTTCACCCTGTGCGACTCCCGCGGCACGGGCCACGCGGTGACCCTGGTGCTGTCGAACGCGGGGCAGCTGCGGAGCGGCAGCCCGACACCGGAGGCCGCTAGGGCCTGCGTATACGGCAGCTAG
- a CDS encoding type IV pilus modification PilV family protein, with the protein MTHHRSFRVRNKGFSLIEILIAVVVLATGLLALTALQGSLTKASAEAKVRGRVAAVVAGRMEFLRNGPYDSIVAGSDSCATTTPPDWVPASVCSDASIGALSVTQAVQTWSGDTTFAETGAVSDPNAAQFKRVRLTAVWTDSNGTSHSLRSVSDISPLGMVSNLMVPPDSDTSGGGAPIVRQDNPVTAGMIPVALGDGSSSAASNPKPELKEDGRNQRIVGTRFNVLNYIPGGDGSSLIQKRFENELVRCKCSMGSGETDTNSIYYTAQWPAIWTGERYDVYVPTPSSTVAPGQAVRSGPTSGVVQSDLCTQCCRDHHDGVARSAADPDNAVAKYDPERRINTDANESTGAEKYSRNSMGAYVASTTSYIQACRVIRVDGFWRVAADTYSRHFGLLETTPVSSVDAKSGVPTTAAKDAYSTFVKDYSAGYQTTLATDSGTAPTNADTLFDDDARGLNADPIVVETPNVNNDWRYLHGRGLYVDYLEADARKRIKDILADNDDDGACPPSKPKYDCILPYLPFTTINMTEIAKWLAEDEDVLQVNTSNLMSSNPSEPFGGRTKGIAEGESLNTGYTRTSNSGLAVYALAADTNNDGTPDVYDREEFGVDPLDDTAMLDDAQAFEVGQGAGNDGLSFYLRVSGTGINKSAKYALGTDVDDCTTPATGDIRCRTNATTAPMSGSFTLQNYWTEGTTTSTLSTASCTNLANQSPPATLAVSVPYLNNLGVTSVTVVAGTGSVGTSMPAPANGTTDGKTSETTTIAFSNASADAVFQVQFTSQGSVTGATVQSCTVDKVRGTWTMSVSAWNKPWEN; encoded by the coding sequence ATGACCCATCATCGTTCATTTCGGGTCCGGAACAAGGGCTTCAGCCTGATCGAAATCCTGATCGCGGTTGTCGTGCTCGCTACCGGCTTGCTGGCATTGACAGCCTTGCAAGGCAGTCTGACCAAGGCCTCTGCGGAAGCCAAGGTGCGCGGCCGCGTTGCCGCGGTCGTGGCTGGGCGGATGGAATTCCTCCGCAATGGTCCTTACGACAGCATTGTCGCCGGCAGTGACAGCTGCGCGACGACAACGCCCCCGGATTGGGTGCCTGCCTCTGTGTGCTCAGACGCGAGTATCGGTGCGCTGAGTGTCACGCAGGCCGTGCAAACCTGGTCTGGCGATACGACATTTGCGGAAACCGGTGCGGTTTCGGATCCGAACGCGGCGCAGTTCAAGCGGGTCCGGCTGACCGCCGTCTGGACCGATTCAAACGGCACCAGTCATTCCCTCCGTAGCGTATCCGACATCAGCCCGCTGGGCATGGTGAGCAACCTGATGGTGCCGCCTGATTCCGATACAAGCGGCGGCGGCGCCCCCATCGTGCGCCAGGACAATCCGGTCACCGCGGGCATGATCCCGGTGGCGCTGGGCGACGGCTCCTCATCGGCGGCCTCCAATCCGAAGCCGGAACTCAAGGAAGACGGTCGCAACCAGCGCATCGTCGGCACCCGTTTCAACGTGCTGAACTACATCCCCGGTGGGGATGGCAGCTCGCTCATCCAGAAGCGGTTCGAAAACGAGCTGGTGCGATGCAAGTGCTCCATGGGGTCGGGTGAAACCGATACCAACTCCATCTACTACACGGCGCAGTGGCCGGCGATCTGGACGGGCGAACGCTATGACGTCTATGTCCCAACACCTTCCAGTACCGTTGCCCCTGGTCAGGCGGTGAGGTCGGGGCCAACCAGCGGTGTCGTGCAGAGCGACTTGTGCACGCAGTGCTGTCGCGACCACCACGATGGTGTCGCTCGTTCGGCCGCCGACCCGGACAACGCTGTCGCGAAATACGACCCAGAGCGCAGGATAAACACGGACGCAAACGAGAGCACTGGGGCGGAGAAGTATTCACGCAACAGCATGGGTGCTTATGTGGCCTCGACGACCAGTTACATTCAGGCGTGCCGGGTGATCCGCGTCGACGGTTTCTGGCGCGTGGCTGCGGACACCTATTCGCGGCACTTCGGCCTGCTCGAGACGACGCCGGTATCCAGCGTGGACGCGAAGTCCGGCGTGCCTACAACCGCGGCGAAGGATGCCTACAGTACTTTCGTGAAGGACTACTCGGCTGGCTACCAGACGACGCTCGCAACCGATTCGGGCACAGCGCCCACGAACGCCGACACGTTGTTCGACGATGATGCGCGCGGGTTGAATGCCGATCCGATCGTGGTGGAAACGCCGAACGTCAACAACGATTGGCGCTACCTGCACGGTCGCGGGCTGTACGTGGACTACTTGGAAGCCGATGCCCGCAAGCGCATCAAGGACATCCTGGCGGACAACGACGACGATGGCGCCTGCCCGCCGTCCAAGCCCAAGTACGACTGCATCCTGCCGTACCTTCCCTTCACCACGATCAACATGACCGAGATCGCGAAGTGGCTGGCGGAGGATGAGGATGTCCTTCAGGTGAACACCAGCAACCTGATGAGCAGCAATCCGTCGGAGCCGTTCGGTGGCCGTACCAAGGGCATCGCGGAAGGCGAGAGCCTCAATACCGGCTACACGCGGACGTCCAACTCGGGCCTGGCGGTGTATGCGCTGGCTGCCGACACCAACAACGATGGCACGCCGGACGTCTACGACAGGGAGGAGTTCGGTGTGGACCCGCTGGACGACACGGCGATGCTGGATGACGCGCAGGCGTTCGAGGTTGGCCAGGGTGCCGGGAACGATGGCCTGAGTTTCTACCTGCGCGTTAGCGGCACTGGTATCAACAAGTCCGCAAAGTACGCCTTGGGAACCGATGTGGACGACTGTACTACGCCGGCCACCGGAGACATCCGTTGCAGGACGAACGCGACCACGGCACCCATGTCCGGATCGTTCACCCTGCAGAACTACTGGACCGAAGGAACAACCACGTCGACGCTGTCGACTGCGAGCTGCACGAACCTGGCGAACCAGTCGCCTCCGGCAACCCTGGCCGTCAGCGTGCCGTATCTGAACAACCTCGGAGTCACTTCCGTGACGGTTGTGGCCGGTACGGGCAGCGTAGGCACGTCGATGCCGGCGCCCGCGAACGGGACGACCGATGGCAAGACTTCGGAGACCACGACGATTGCCTTCAGTAATGCCAGCGCGGATGCCGTATTCCAGGTGCAGTTCACCTCGCAAGGGAGCGTGACCGGGGCGACGGTACAGTCTTGTACGGTCGACAAGGTCAGGGGCACTTGGACGATGTCCGTGTCCGCATGGAACAAGCCTTGGGAGAACTGA
- a CDS encoding PilW family protein, which yields MKRSTGSGSRGFSLVELMVAMVLGLIVVGAVIALVLAMIRANNQTLRATRLTQELRATLAVVANDFKRARGVVDPLTEATQATGSQLYVVNTATAGCLRYAYQGGVGGNWRSIRRDTATNRLVLTAASTQANATCASTGVPLGSDQIAITSFTISPSSSSTTTRQYDITITGTVGSGSEGITRTMRQAIFVRSLGDGT from the coding sequence ATGAAGCGATCCACCGGTTCCGGCTCCCGAGGCTTCAGCCTGGTCGAGCTGATGGTGGCCATGGTGCTGGGCCTGATTGTGGTTGGTGCGGTGATTGCCCTCGTGCTGGCGATGATCCGGGCGAACAACCAGACGCTGCGCGCGACCCGGCTTACCCAGGAGCTGCGCGCGACACTCGCCGTGGTGGCGAACGACTTCAAGCGCGCGCGCGGTGTCGTCGATCCCTTGACGGAAGCGACGCAGGCGACCGGAAGCCAGCTGTACGTAGTGAATACCGCCACTGCCGGGTGTCTCCGATATGCATACCAAGGGGGCGTGGGTGGCAACTGGAGGAGCATCCGCAGGGATACGGCAACCAATCGCCTGGTGCTCACCGCGGCTTCCACACAAGCCAATGCGACCTGCGCGTCCACTGGCGTGCCGCTCGGCTCGGATCAGATTGCGATCACCAGCTTCACGATCAGCCCCTCGTCCAGTTCCACCACCACCCGCCAGTACGACATCACGATAACGGGCACGGTTGGCAGTGGCAGCGAGGGCATCACCCGCACGATGCGCCAAGCCATTTTCGTCCGTTCGCTCGGCGACGGCACCTGA
- a CDS encoding GspH/FimT family pseudopilin — MHARNSSGFTLIELMVVVAIVAILAVMAAPSYRDMIDRYRLRAATDDLVSVMSSARAGAVKLDRDVNVSFGSTAAGWCMGANAASAPTGGNAAGSASACDCTASSPACSVGGETLLVPPGKHANVAISGTTTALVFDGNLGLISPVAEQTVNLSSPSGTYTARVIIRPLGQATVCVPSGSPAMAGVPSCS, encoded by the coding sequence GTGCACGCAAGGAACTCCAGCGGATTCACGCTGATCGAACTCATGGTGGTTGTGGCCATCGTGGCCATCTTGGCCGTGATGGCCGCGCCTTCCTACCGGGACATGATCGACCGTTATCGCCTCCGTGCGGCAACGGACGACCTGGTGAGCGTGATGTCCAGTGCAAGGGCGGGTGCCGTCAAGCTGGACCGCGACGTGAACGTGTCCTTCGGTTCCACCGCAGCGGGCTGGTGCATGGGGGCCAATGCCGCGTCCGCGCCAACCGGAGGCAATGCCGCCGGCAGCGCCTCGGCGTGCGACTGCACCGCTTCATCGCCGGCCTGCTCGGTCGGCGGCGAGACCCTGCTGGTTCCACCCGGCAAACATGCCAATGTCGCCATCTCCGGCACGACGACGGCTTTGGTCTTCGACGGCAATCTTGGTCTGATCAGTCCCGTGGCAGAGCAGACCGTGAACCTGTCATCGCCAAGTGGCACCTACACGGCGCGAGTCATCATTCGGCCGTTGGGGCAAGCGACCGTATGCGTGCCTAGTGGCTCGCCCGCCATGGCCGGGGTTCCCTCATGCAGTTGA
- a CDS encoding type IV pilin protein → MHDIPSRLVELDSRKQGPQGQALPDEWSPKGDGRAQGPLESRRPVLRSAIATGGWAMRVQRGFTLIELMIVVMVIAILAAIAIPNYLEQSKKGRRADAVRAVGEYQLEMERWRAECYTYAEVNTCKDTDGDGTVETGERGYPSAPTSSFYSIPSGGLTASETAYSITLQPSGKQAGDRCGNLVGNNTNKQKPAWSVASCNQ, encoded by the coding sequence GTGCACGACATCCCCTCGCGCTTGGTCGAATTGGACTCTAGAAAGCAGGGTCCGCAGGGGCAAGCCTTGCCGGACGAATGGTCACCCAAGGGCGATGGGCGCGCCCAAGGTCCATTGGAAAGCCGACGACCGGTGCTACGATCTGCCATCGCAACCGGGGGATGGGCCATGCGCGTGCAACGCGGTTTTACGCTGATCGAACTCATGATCGTCGTTATGGTGATCGCCATCCTGGCGGCCATCGCGATCCCGAACTATCTGGAACAGAGCAAGAAAGGCCGGCGCGCGGATGCGGTGCGCGCGGTTGGGGAGTACCAACTGGAAATGGAGCGCTGGCGTGCGGAGTGCTACACGTATGCAGAAGTGAACACGTGCAAGGACACCGACGGGGATGGAACGGTAGAGACCGGCGAGAGAGGTTATCCGTCAGCGCCGACCTCTAGCTTCTATAGCATCCCTAGCGGCGGCCTCACTGCATCGGAAACCGCCTACAGCATCACACTCCAGCCCTCCGGCAAACAGGCCGGCGATCGCTGCGGAAATCTCGTAGGGAACAATACCAACAAGCAGAAGCCCGCGTGGTCCGTGGCTAGCTGCAACCAATAA
- the ppnN gene encoding nucleotide 5'-monophosphate nucleosidase PpnN, translated as MKASIEAINTRLPTVNTHIYPRGGLDVLSRTEVARLRDASAGGMHDLLRRCALAVLTSGSASDDPRAARELYPDFDIEVQQQDRGVRIDLRNAPAMAFVDGEIIHGVADLLFAAVRDLAYIAIELGEEAGRDLQTSEGITDSVFGLLRNARLLRPADPNLVVCWGGHSISREEYVYTKQVGYELGLRGLDICTGCGPGAMKGPMKGATIAHAKQRRRNTRYIGITEPGIIAAESPNPIVNHLVIMPDIEKRLEAFVRLGHGIIVFPGGVGTAEEILYLLGILLREENADLPFPLIFTGPSTSAPYFEQIDRFIRLTLGEEATRRYQIITGDSAEVAKRMTIGIRKVREHRIAQKDSFFFNWSIEIPEAFQRPFIPTHEAMAALDLHRGRKAHELAADLRRAFSGIVAGNVKEDGMRRIEEHGPFEIHGDADFMHSLDALLRAFVEQRRMKIAGEYKPCYRVVA; from the coding sequence ATGAAGGCCAGCATCGAAGCGATCAATACCCGTCTGCCGACGGTCAATACTCACATCTATCCCCGCGGTGGCCTGGATGTCCTGTCACGCACCGAAGTGGCGCGCCTGCGCGATGCCTCCGCGGGCGGCATGCACGACCTGCTGCGTCGCTGCGCCCTCGCGGTGCTGACCAGCGGCAGCGCTTCCGACGACCCGCGCGCGGCGCGTGAGCTCTACCCCGACTTCGACATCGAAGTGCAGCAGCAGGATCGCGGCGTGCGCATCGACCTGCGCAACGCGCCTGCCATGGCGTTCGTGGACGGCGAGATCATCCACGGCGTCGCCGACCTGCTGTTCGCCGCGGTCCGCGATCTGGCCTACATCGCGATCGAACTGGGTGAAGAGGCGGGCAGGGACCTGCAGACCAGCGAGGGCATCACCGACTCGGTGTTCGGCCTGCTGCGCAACGCGCGCCTGCTGCGCCCGGCGGATCCGAACCTGGTCGTGTGCTGGGGCGGCCATTCGATTTCGCGCGAGGAATACGTCTACACCAAGCAGGTCGGCTACGAGCTGGGCCTGCGCGGCTTGGACATCTGTACCGGCTGCGGCCCGGGTGCAATGAAGGGGCCGATGAAGGGCGCGACCATCGCGCACGCCAAGCAGCGCAGGCGCAACACGCGTTACATCGGTATCACCGAGCCGGGGATCATTGCCGCCGAATCGCCCAACCCGATCGTCAATCACCTGGTGATCATGCCGGACATCGAGAAGCGCCTGGAGGCGTTCGTGCGGCTGGGGCACGGCATCATCGTCTTCCCGGGCGGCGTGGGCACGGCCGAAGAGATCCTCTACCTGCTGGGCATCCTGCTGCGCGAGGAAAACGCGGACCTGCCGTTCCCGCTGATCTTCACCGGCCCGAGCACCTCAGCGCCGTATTTCGAACAGATCGATCGCTTCATCCGCCTCACCCTGGGCGAGGAAGCGACGCGTCGCTACCAGATCATCACCGGCGACAGCGCCGAAGTGGCCAAGCGGATGACGATCGGCATCCGCAAGGTGCGCGAGCACCGCATCGCGCAGAAGGATTCGTTCTTCTTCAACTGGTCGATCGAGATCCCGGAAGCGTTCCAGCGCCCCTTCATCCCCACCCACGAGGCGATGGCGGCGTTGGACCTGCACCGGGGCCGCAAGGCCCACGAACTGGCCGCGGACCTGCGTCGCGCGTTCTCCGGCATCGTCGCCGGCAACGTGAAGGAAGACGGCATGCGCCGCATCGAGGAGCACGGCCCGTTCGAAATCCACGGCGACGCGGATTTCATGCATTCGCTGGATGCGCTGCTGCGGGCCTTCGTCGAGCAGCGCCGGATGAAGATCGCGGGCGAGTACAAACCCTGTTATCGGGTGGTGGCCTGA